Within Limanda limanda chromosome 17, fLimLim1.1, whole genome shotgun sequence, the genomic segment CCTTCACCACTAATGACCAATCCCGAGTCGTTTCAATATGGCCAACCTCCAATGACTCCTGGGGCGGCCTCTTCCTCGTCATCCTCTTCAGCTGGCATGCAGGAGCAAGCCAGCGCCAACACCATGTTGATGCCCCCTCGCTCGCACCCCTCACCCAACGTGACCCATGCGGCCTCGCACAACTATACTTCCACACCGCAGGTTCCCACCATGAAAGAGCGCTTCTCAGAGAAACTGCTCTCGAACCCCAGCTTGTGGAGCCTGAATGCCCTCACCTCTCAGGTAGAAAACATCTCTAATAatgtccagcagctgctgctttccGAGGCAATGGTGGCCAACAAAAAAGGCAGTAAGCGCAACAGTGGAGGGAGCAACAGCAGCGCTGGTAGTGGAGCATCCTCCAAAAAGGGTGAGGAGTACAAAAGTCCTCCATATCCAGATGGTGGTGGGGGTGTTGTTGGAGGCCCCATGCAGGACCCATACTCTACCCCACAGCACCAACCAATGCCCATGGAACTACATGAGGGAGGCTACTCTAGCAGTAGCGATGAACAACTGGAGAGGGGCTACTACTACTGTGGCCAGGGCCGAAGTCCTGCACAGGCCCCTaacaacacacacctctgcttGGACACCACCTCTTCATGCTCCATGACATCTCCAGATGATATGTCCACCAGGTCTGGGGACTCAGGTCTGCACAACCTTACACCTGATGCTACCAGGTGCCAGTCAGGTCAGGGAGGAGATGGCATGAGTACCCCAGCAAAGAGCATTGGTGACGAGAGGTCTCCTACAAGCATTACGATCCCAAGTCCAATGAAACAAGAAAGTGACTCTCCTTTAGATATACAGCATAACAACGAGCCTGTCAAAGAGAACTTTGAAGAATCGGCCTGGACAGAGAAATCAGCCGACAAAGAGGAGGTGACAACAGAAAAAACTCCTGACTGTGACATAGATTTAGACACAACTATATCAACAGAGAAACTGGAGCAATGGAGAGATACAGAGAAATGCCCCTCTCTCTATAGCAAAGTAAACAAGGAGGTGACAGAAAAAAGCTACTGCTATGAGGAGACAGTGTACCAAGGGGTCCAGAGCAAATATGACCCTGATGCAAGAGACTTAGTTGAACAGTCCCCGGCAGCTCTTTCTGATTCAAGCCACAAAGAACACTTTGGCCAAGAAATGAAATCAGAGGCATTCAAATCTGAGTCTCCAACCGCTTCTGAGAGCTCAGTGAAAACACTGCCTTTCATTTCTGGAGGTGACCTTGAACAGGATCAATATTCCACAGAGAAAGAGGATAGCTCAGAGAACACCTCTCCAACCCCCCAAGTCGAGGCTTTGGATGAGAGCAATGCAGACAAGAAAGAgagcagagatgaggaggaggaggaggaggaggaggaggaggaagaggaggaggaggaggaggaggatagggAGGAGGATAGGGAGGccgatgaagaagatgaagaagaagacgatGAAATACAGCAAAGAGTGCAACatgctcttttctctcctctgtctgcagaGGTTAGGGAGGaacttgaggaggaggaggaggaggaagtaagGAAGTCAACAACTGAGGAGCAAATTAATAATAGAGATGGGCCAGAGAAGCCTCCTGCAGACCTGCACACTGACAATGAGTTTACAGGGACACCAGCCCATCCAAATGCAGCAGcagtaacagcagcagcagacgctTCTGCAAGGGAGTCGGCCATTGGTGACACTGCTCCTCAGCCCTATTCTGCGATGCCTGTCTTCTCAGCACTTAATGAAAAGGCAACACCTCCAGCTCAGACCAGAGATCATATTGATCACAGTGATGCTAAAGTGCTGGAGCCAGACTCTCCTCAGCTTCCAGGGAAGTCAATACTTCCCTCACCCCCTTCTTGGGCAGACACTCCACCCTCCCCGAAAAAAGGTGATGAGGACATGGAGCCAGGCATCAGCTGCGCCAGTGCTGTGACCCCCTCGGCCAACCCAGAGCCCATGGCCCCATCTGCTGAGCCGAGGGCGTTTGGACGTAAGCATGTCAGGGGCAGAAGAAGAATCGTGCATTCAGGTGTGGGAATCAGGCGACAGCTCAgcatggagagggagagggaggaggaaggagcccCCTCACCTACGCAGAAATCCTGCATGTCTCCAGGCAAAACAGTGCTGTTCTCAGATCAAATGGACCTTGTTCATCAGGAATCTATTATGAGACAGACTCCAAAAATGCTGACTGATGGTTTTCGTTCAAGAATGTGCACTCGTTCATTCAATGCACCAGACTTGCCTCCCAAAGTCGAGCCTAACGTGAAGAGAAAACCAGGCCCGAAGCCAGGTTCGAAGCCTGGGCCAAAACCAGGGCCCAAACCAGGAGCAAAGCCAGGTCCAAAACCAGGGCCTAAACATGGGCTAAAGCCTGGAGCAAAACCTGGACCTAAACCAGGTCCTAAACCAGGACCAAAACCTGTGCCAAATGAACTGGAGCTGCCCCTGAAAACTGAGACTCTTATGAAACAAAAACCAGGACCCAAACCAGGTTCAAAACCTGGCTCAAAACCAGCTCTAAAGCCAGCTGCCAAACCCGGACCTAAACCCGTACCTAAGCCTACAGATGTTTTGCCCATCACTGACACAGCAATCATCAAGGCCCCTGTGGGTCGTCCAAAAGGCTCAGTTACAAAAGCAAAGCATGTAAAACAAGAAGAAACAACTCAACCATTGACAGGACTTCAAAGCAGGGGCAGAAAGAGCCTTAAAGCTACAATATCACAAGTaaaccaggaggagaaacaagcTACGTGTGAGGTAAAGGCACCAGAAAAGGAAGGTAAGAACATGGTGTTGAGATCCAGAAAACCCTCACAAGATAAACTgtcaaaagaaaaggaaaaaatcaTAGGGGAAGATATCCTGTCCCACACATTACCAGAAGTTAAAACCAGTGATGTTTCTCCAAAAGTAGAAGAGGCTGTAACTGTGGAACAAACTCGTACTCCTATTACCAATGCAGTTAAAAATACAGATGCACCAGCAGACCCACCTGCACCGCTGGCCTCACCAGTCCCAGCTGAGCAATCTGAAGAAAAGACATCGCTTCCACTAAAACGGGAACCTAGCACAGAGCTTTCTACACCAAcagcaaagaagaagaggggTCCAAAGCCCAAACCAAAACCTTTGCCATTTCAACCCCCCGTGGTGGAGCAAAACTTATCTACACCTAAAGATAAGGCCGTCCGGGCCACCAAACGAAAGCGAGGGCCGCCCAAGAAACCCATTGTGGTAACTCCCTCAACCAAAGACACTCCTAACATCAGTGAACCTGAGATTACTAGTGATGTGCCTGTGGTGCCGCCTCAGTGTCCCACTAAAACAAAAGTTCTTCCACCAAGAAAAGGTAGGGGACAGAAATATGAAGCCATGGTGCAGAAAATAACATCTCCAAGCTCGAAGAAACACCTTCCAATTCCCCAGATAGACAGTCACCTAACTGATGATGTAACAGCTAAGGCTTTGTCTCAACATGTCTTAAAGGAAGGTGACACGTCTGTGCTCATAAAAGGCACTGAGACGACAGAGGGAGAGGTGAAAAACATAGAGTCTAGACAAGAAGAGGTAAAACAACACCAAGGGGCAgtgagaaaagaggaggtgacCCGAGAAAGGGAAACGCATGAGGCGAGTCAAGTAGCATCAACACCAGATAAGGTGAGTCAAGGGCTGGAAGAGGAGGTTGTAAATAAGCAGATTGCAAGtcagaaaaacattaaatccGAGATACAACTGGATGATGGAGCTGACCAGGTTTGGAGCTTAATGGATGTCCCAGTGGAAGTCAAGGCTGCAGGAGAGTGGCAGACTTCAGAAGGTGTTTCTACTGCTGTTACTAAATCATCCAGAACTAAAAGGAAGAGATGGGCTATGGTGGAGAGTACAGATGCGTCTATAGTAGCCTTGGAAGCAGGGAGCCTGATAGTAACAACACCACGGCTAGCCAAGCAGCGGGCCATCAAAAACAATCATGAGATGCATctaaaacagaggagaaagaagagaaaggttCAAACTCCTCTGGAAGAAGTGGAGCCAGTTGAGGAGACGAGTATAGAAACAACTGAACAACAACTGGAGAGGGTAGAAGAGAAGGCATCGCCTGTAGAGTCCACACTGCCTGTGCCAATCTCCTTAGATGAGATCACAGAACCCCCGAAGGTGAACAGCACAGAACTCATCCAGAAAcccaggagagggagaaaaccaTCAGCAAACCCATCCAAGAGGAAACGAGGCAAAACCTTATCGGAGCAGATTCCTGGCCTTCCAGTGAAGGTCCACAAAAAGCCTGGGCCAAAACCTGGGATGAAAGACGCCATCGAGGTTATCGAGGCAGTAGTAAGGGCTGCAGGGTGTGAACAGGCAGAAAAAGAAGTGAGAGAAAAAGATGAACAAGAAGGAATGGAAAGAGAGaatgaggaaaaagagaagacaTATATTGTGGGTCCTATGGTGACAATTTCCGAAAAGCAGACAGAGACAATTACTGTGAAAAGAATCAGGCGCAGGCCAGTACATCAAAATTCAAAACTGTCTTTCTGTCCTTACGTACGGATTAACAACTCTCGAGACTTTTCCTCTTGGTGTGCCATAGTCAACAAGCCTGAGGATGCAGTCATATTTCAGAGACGAAGAAAAAAGGGCATACTCAGAATGAAGAATCCTTTCACAGTTGCAAAAGTAGTACCGCACACTGCTGCCATGCTACAAGGACCCTTGGTAAATAGAAATCTAATTGGGAGGTGTCTGACATGCAGCCTGTGTGGACAGCCGGCAAATTACAGAGACCTGGGTGATTTGTGTGGGCCTTACTACACAGAGGATGGTGTTCCAAGGAAACTTTTGACGACCGCGCACACAGAATCCCTCAGGGGTGAGTCCGAGAAGAGCAGcgaacacagcagcagcagcagcagtgaaaaacCAGGCAACTCCTCAAAGAATGAGGACGAGGACATCGCAGAAAAGGAGGCCAACACGGAAGCGTCCTTGCAAGAGGGCAGCAGTAACAGGACCCATCATTGGCACTACCGACGGGCAGAGAGAACAGAAAGGACGGGTCGGGAGGCAGGTTCACGAAGATTAACTCTCCGGGAGAGGTTCAGGAGGATGAGGCAGCTCCAGGCCATCAGCACAGGGGTCTCCAGTGACCAGGAGGGCAGTGACAGCGTGTTCCAAAGGCTACAAGCAGAGGCAGAGGCTAAGGAGCACTGGGCGCATGAAAACTGTGCCATCTGGACCAAGGGGGTAATTATGGTAGCTGGGAGGCTATACGGACTGAAGGAGGCGGCCAACAACTCAGCCCAAACGGTGAGTTAACAATGACAACAAGTCTTGTGCAATTCCGAGAAAGTGAGAATACTACAGAATATTGTACGACTGTTTTGGGAAATTATTGTTAACTTTCTTCAATTTGtccccttcttctctctttccctttgtgCCCCGGTCACCTGTTTGTGTCTACATGGGTCCTGGTCCATATGTCCGTCCGTCTCTAACACCAGAGCTGCTACAAGTGCCAGATTGTGGGGGCGTCCCTCAGCTGCTGTTGGAGAGGCTGCTCTCATAAATACCATTATGTCTGCGCCAAAGAGATAGGTAAGAGACCACagcatgagaggaggagagcgacaAGGGATGACTAGTGAAGAAAAAGCCatgagagggggaggagaaatGAGGAGGGCAATTGGGAACGGGAAATTGAACGTGGGTTGAAAGGGCAATAAGGAGGGGAACAAATTCGGCAGGCagggaaaaagaggagagagaaaaatgaaaggaCAGGGAAGAAAGATAGGGGAGGGAAAGTGGATGTCGGGTAAAatgagagaaggggaaaaaaaacaccgAGAAGTTATTGAATGCGAGAGGAGATTTCTGAGGATGCCTGGGAGAGACGGGACGAGGGAGGGAGCTTTGAATAAAGGGGATGATAAGAGGAAAGTGGGACCCTGGAGTGTGCACGGGGGAGACAGGGACGAgatagagggaggagggagcgtATGTGTGCATTATTGACCACAACCCCTGTGGCTCCTTTCATCCATTCTGCTTTCTTGGGAGcgaatgtgcatgtgtgtgtgagccgtCCTGCCTGAATGCATCCCCACGGACGACTCGCAACAATGTCCGAGCCCTTCGatgttttgtgcatgtgtgtgtgtgtgtgtgtgtgtgtgtgtcgccggTTATTCTTgtgtcagcacatgtgttgtaTGGTTTCCCCCTTGCGTTACCTCATGCCAGCGAGGTACAGTGTGAGGATTAGAAGGCCTGCCACGTCTGCCGAGCCGGCACAGGGAGCAGAGCAAGGCCCCTTTTAATCCTGCTGAGTGCACCGGCCGTATCTGACTGGCTGCCTGCGTCGCCTCTCATCCACTcattctctcttccctctctgttgCTCGCTCtggctcttcctctctctcgctctctctctcgctctctctctctctctccctttgcgctctctcgctctttctcctTCTTGCACCGCTTTCATTGTGTTCCAACCCCAATGCATTTGTTTGCTGTTTCttgtgtttattatattatgGTCTTTCTGCCGCGTTAAAACGTATTCTCTGTTTTCctttgctttctctctcctccccaaTAGGCTGCACATTCCACGAGGACGACTTCTCCATCAAATGTCCAAAACACGAGGTAAGAagacaaaaaaactcaaaacaagTACACAAATGCGTATAGTTTCCATATTTGAGGGGTTTTAACATCTTTTTGACTTCTACTCCCCTTCTTCATTccaatatctaaaaaaaatagacctatgtaatttatttatcaACCCTATCGCCATatgtttctatctatctatctatctatctatctatctatctatctatctatctatccatctatccatctatccatctatccatctatctatctatctatctatctatctatctatctatctatctatctatctatctatctatctatctatctatctatctatctatctatctatctatttatctatctatctacctacctatctatctatctatctatctatctacctttctatctatctatctatctatctatctatctatctatctatctatctatctatctatctatctatctatctatctatctatctatctatctatctatctatctatctatcatctatccatctatctacctacctacctataaagtacctactgtaaagtaagtgtaaatgtaaagtgaaaacaacaaaaccagtcaccatgacccgtgaacaaatacaattcacgtctttccatactaaaaacacagagcgttcacttctccgggagacagtgaacgtccctcgcatctccagcgctcctctactgagccaatgcaggtctcgtgaaaaaatttccaaagactcgtacccgaagacccagtcgggaaatgaacgaatcatttctgcttccttgactgagcctatggaacagtcccgatgcgcagtgaacctgagtgactgagagacagagagctgttctgtgagtgagtgagcagagccgtgtgtgacgggaggagcgctgtgacgctgtgtgaggattttcattcagtccgagcacagataatgactccgattactcgtataataatcgtactcggcaaaagtgctttatccgtaccggatactcgtttcagccgagtatccggctcatctctactatctatctatctatctatcttcctatctatctatctatctatctatctatctacctacctacctacctacctacctacctacctacctacctacctacctacctacctacctacctacctatctatctatctatctatctatctatctatctatctatctatctatctatctatctatctatctacctacctacctacctacctacctacctacctacctacctacctacctacctacctacctacctacctacctacctacctacctacctatctatctatctatctatctatctatctatctatctatctatctatctatctatctatctatctatctatcgtcaAACCCTGAGAAATCCACCACTTCATTCAAGGCGGCAGGATGCATCATTGTCgtcacatttcattttgtcGTGTCAGCATTGTTTGTCACTTCACTGCTATAACTTCTGGGACAAATTAAAATACACGTCCAGCTTTTTGCTGCGTACCATGGATAACACATGAGCTTATCCTTGAACATGATTTGCACCTGAGTCACATCAGGTAGATGTTCATCAGCAACGGTGGTGAAGACAataactcccatgatcccacgctgcttcacgtcatcaaactaggtcCTTTGAGGGACCCCTAGTGGCTGAGGTTACATATTGCACGTttaacagtcaaacacaaaaacaagtgaggGTTGAATGAAGCCGAGGTGGTCTGTATTTGCATCTGGGAGAATTACTGATAACCTCCCTgctttaaaaccaaacatgaaATCCTCTTTTTGTCCTTCCTCTCGTCATCCCCCTTTCTCTGCACTGAAGAGAAACAATTGAATTTACGCGTTGCTGTCACAGGCAGACGCACAATAGATGATACCgaacacaagaaaacacaatcgTCAGCTCCTGTAAAACACAGAAggaatgaaagaggagaagctgagggTTCAGGGTGATGTTCTCTCTGGTGTcggtctaacacacacacaggcctggaTCTCACCTCGGACCTCGTGTGTGACTGAATCCATACGTCCTCCATGACCTTGGCAAGTTAAACCAATAACGGTTCTGTGCCCTTTGTGTGGAGCTGTCACTCACACCCCACTGCCAGGACCGGAGTACACCACTGCAATCACAGTGGGCCGCCTCCAGCTCCACCGTCAGCTCACCTGCAAGACACACGCCATCTGCTGGTGGCATGTGTTCACTGCAGCACAAGAGGGGAAGGTCAAATGCAGAGGAGGGTGGGTGagggggtgggaggagggggggggggggatgctgaCATTCAGCAGGGAGCAGCGGTGCATTGAGGCAgcagccctccctccctccctcccttctccgcatctctccccctccctctctcctgttctcctctgtgcaGACTGACAGGGATGAAAAGCTGGCTCTTGATCAAAACACCCCACCCACCACCGCTGCCTGCTATCCTCCCCACATgctccttccatccttcctctctccctctctctctctcccactccctGCTCCTGCCTCTTGTTATTTTCTCCCCGTTCCCCTTATTTTTTGCTCCTGCGCCCCCCCGCTGTTCcagctccctctgtctctcgctcGCATCACCTCTCATCTCCCGCGTGCTCCcccttttttccattttcattttcagtcgtcctcccttcatcctctctctctctctctctctcacctcctctccctgttTCTCTTCACCTCAACTCCCACGTCTAAGTAGCAGAAATAGAGTGTGAGAAAAAAGGAgagcaagacagagagagattgtTGTTAGCGGGCTGAGACAGAGCTGTCATCAGCTGAGGGATCtgaaggtctgtgtgtgtgtgtggtggtggtggggggggggtctgtgctGTGCCAATTTACTCTGAGCAGCCTAATCAAAGGGAAGAGCAGaagcacacgtacacacacacacacacaaacacacacacacacacacacaagcacgcaacCACCCCACCCATGGGTCCCCCTCAGAAACTCTCTATCTGCCTGCGTTCACTTGCTTTCAGGGCTGGAGCGCACATATCGATGACATCGCAAACACATGCTGCCTTCAGCTatggcttcacacacacacacacacacacatgcacacacacacacacacacacacacacacacacacacacacacacacacacacacacatgcacacacacacacacgaacacacacacacaaactgtgctTCTCCACACAGGTTCATTAACAGGTTACCTCTACgctcatacacacatgcacatgtgagtgggagtgggagagagagaggcagatgcaggggggggggggagagagagagagaaacagacagagttttgtgctgcagcagctgggtGGGAACAAAAGACGAATGGGGGCAGTTACATCAGAGAGCGACAGAGTAAAAAAGACAgatagaaagaggaaagaaggccaacgagagagacaggcagcagAAAGGGAGACACACTCAGTGATGGAGAagtatagagagagagagaacaagtgaGACTGAAggcgtaaaaaaaaacaggatgagTTACTCCGGGGAGGTaaacagaaagagggagggggggggggtggaacttcaaagagggagagggagaatagagacagactgaaagagaaagagagatggattAAAAGACAGAGAGCAAAGCTGCTGGTCTGAGTCCAG encodes:
- the LOC133023701 gene encoding retinoic acid-induced protein 1, with protein sequence MQSFRERSGGYHSNQPCYQQEPHELSRLETYRQHPHHPHPQHPHPGPGPHPGPGPALTRTGYEPHSLTNPTSMPPVAGPGTGVGPKDCYSQQAYAGYPGNGGGNGSGNGGSASTQAKKSYRGSKVPAPNPSQHLQGPGGYGTHMGTGNYSAQYMSEGHLQQKWDDPAQLTQYEQELVGRMEASGTPTPGPSQYLDQNILGHTQTQCHQPSAPAYTSPHHQSHPANPAPSALMYSQSHLHYTQHSPSPSPYMEKCSPMPHCYKGYNIPPNSQYGRQMSSHSNLKQGGYRSAQNSYSYPQAPSRGYEQQTPLQTMANPQEPHPKYQHYSQPQQNYCLSELSVRSPEQYYQTCSPSSSHSPARSVGRSPSYSSTPSPLMTNPESFQYGQPPMTPGAASSSSSSSAGMQEQASANTMLMPPRSHPSPNVTHAASHNYTSTPQVPTMKERFSEKLLSNPSLWSLNALTSQVENISNNVQQLLLSEAMVANKKGSKRNSGGSNSSAGSGASSKKGEEYKSPPYPDGGGGVVGGPMQDPYSTPQHQPMPMELHEGGYSSSSDEQLERGYYYCGQGRSPAQAPNNTHLCLDTTSSCSMTSPDDMSTRSGDSGLHNLTPDATRCQSGQGGDGMSTPAKSIGDERSPTSITIPSPMKQESDSPLDIQHNNEPVKENFEESAWTEKSADKEEVTTEKTPDCDIDLDTTISTEKLEQWRDTEKCPSLYSKVNKEVTEKSYCYEETVYQGVQSKYDPDARDLVEQSPAALSDSSHKEHFGQEMKSEAFKSESPTASESSVKTLPFISGGDLEQDQYSTEKEDSSENTSPTPQVEALDESNADKKESRDEEEEEEEEEEEEEEEEEEDREEDREADEEDEEEDDEIQQRVQHALFSPLSAEVREELEEEEEEEVRKSTTEEQINNRDGPEKPPADLHTDNEFTGTPAHPNAAAVTAAADASARESAIGDTAPQPYSAMPVFSALNEKATPPAQTRDHIDHSDAKVLEPDSPQLPGKSILPSPPSWADTPPSPKKGDEDMEPGISCASAVTPSANPEPMAPSAEPRAFGRKHVRGRRRIVHSGVGIRRQLSMEREREEEGAPSPTQKSCMSPGKTVLFSDQMDLVHQESIMRQTPKMLTDGFRSRMCTRSFNAPDLPPKVEPNVKRKPGPKPGSKPGPKPGPKPGAKPGPKPGPKHGLKPGAKPGPKPGPKPGPKPVPNELELPLKTETLMKQKPGPKPGSKPGSKPALKPAAKPGPKPVPKPTDVLPITDTAIIKAPVGRPKGSVTKAKHVKQEETTQPLTGLQSRGRKSLKATISQVNQEEKQATCEVKAPEKEGKNMVLRSRKPSQDKLSKEKEKIIGEDILSHTLPEVKTSDVSPKVEEAVTVEQTRTPITNAVKNTDAPADPPAPLASPVPAEQSEEKTSLPLKREPSTELSTPTAKKKRGPKPKPKPLPFQPPVVEQNLSTPKDKAVRATKRKRGPPKKPIVVTPSTKDTPNISEPEITSDVPVVPPQCPTKTKVLPPRKGRGQKYEAMVQKITSPSSKKHLPIPQIDSHLTDDVTAKALSQHVLKEGDTSVLIKGTETTEGEVKNIESRQEEVKQHQGAVRKEEVTRERETHEASQVASTPDKVSQGLEEEVVNKQIASQKNIKSEIQLDDGADQVWSLMDVPVEVKAAGEWQTSEGVSTAVTKSSRTKRKRWAMVESTDASIVALEAGSLIVTTPRLAKQRAIKNNHEMHLKQRRKKRKVQTPLEEVEPVEETSIETTEQQLERVEEKASPVESTLPVPISLDEITEPPKVNSTELIQKPRRGRKPSANPSKRKRGKTLSEQIPGLPVKVHKKPGPKPGMKDAIEVIEAVVRAAGCEQAEKEVREKDEQEGMERENEEKEKTYIVGPMVTISEKQTETITVKRIRRRPVHQNSKLSFCPYVRINNSRDFSSWCAIVNKPEDAVIFQRRRKKGILRMKNPFTVAKVVPHTAAMLQGPLVNRNLIGRCLTCSLCGQPANYRDLGDLCGPYYTEDGVPRKLLTTAHTESLRGESEKSSEHSSSSSSEKPGNSSKNEDEDIAEKEANTEASLQEGSSNRTHHWHYRRAERTERTGREAGSRRLTLRERFRRMRQLQAISTGVSSDQEGSDSVFQRLQAEAEAKEHWAHENCAIWTKGVIMVAGRLYGLKEAANNSAQTSCYKCQIVGASLSCCWRGCSHKYHYVCAKEIGCTFHEDDFSIKCPKHEVRRQKNSKQDRSTPLQSQWAASSSTVSSPARHTPSAGGMCSLQHKRGRSNAEED